The DNA sequence TAACAAGCAGGGTGATGGCAGATTTTCACGtctggctggggaaggagcaacAACTGACAcctaagggaaagaaaatacatcagaaaTTAACCTAACTTCTGTGAAACCAGATCGACCTTGGGCTAAAAGCCAGGACTGAAAAGGCTCTTCTGTAAAACAACTTTGATGACTTATCAATAGAAGCTGCTGCATTAGACTGCTATTCCATTAAAGCCCAGTTTAATGTTTCCCTAACatttaaaaccacaaataaacGCTGTATATTGTACAAGTTGACTGGATTTAAGCCAAAAACAAACTAGAAAAGATAATGACAGGTTTCTTAAGTCTATTCGGACTCATGATAAATGATGATTTATTACctaaaaaaccctaaaaactCCTCAAGAGCACTACAATGCTATCTAATGAAGAACACTGTAGCCATTATACTCCAAATACAGACATGTTGAAGATTTTTCTGTTCTAGCTTCAGAAAGACACAAAGGTGAAATATTCCAATGTGTGCACAAGCATCTGTTGTACTTCACATACTGACAGTCTTTGTGTCACCTAATTAACTTTGAGAAacagactcaaaaaaaaaattagatttttccagtgctttgaaaaaaaaagaaaggaggaagacttcacaagggagaaggaaaacctCACCCACTATGCTCAGAATAACTGATGGACCAATACAGTTCCACAAGTTGCAAAGAGATtcttaaaatggaaaaccaagaggaaaaaaaattcagtattgAAGAGCCTCTTGCAGAGGCCCCTGCCCCAGAGCAGTCAGGAGACCCAGTCTGACCAGATGGGATCGGCTTGTTCTGGAAGGGAGACACAAGAGCACACTAGAAAGAGAAGTGGGCAATTCTTTACTTGCTGCAGCTGAAATCTGAGGCAAAAGTGCTTTTTCAACAGGCTCCAAGCCTGGGCTGCCACAGATAATGTAGCAGCTTCTATCTTCTAAGCTTCACATGAATAAGTAAAAGGCCAATTCCGCAGGCCTGGGGAATTGTGTATGAACTGCAGTAATGATGCCCAGCTCTCGCACAGCACTCTGCATAAGCAGACATCCAGACATTTCAGAGAGGAAGTCAGCAACATAATCCCCATGTTACAGACAACAGAACTGATTTacaaaagcagagatgaaaatCAAAGAGCAGGTGGCCaaattttagtttgtttttaaaggaaagcacAATGACATTTACAGGATATTAGTTCGACACTGAAATAAGTTGCCTTCTAAGGATGCAGACACTCTGTCACTGGAGCTTTTTAAGAGTAGGACAGGCATAAAGCAGAAATGGTCTAGACCTGCTGACTCCTCACCAGGAGCAGAGACACATCATTGGGGTCAACTCTTGAGGTCTCTTCCtgccttgttttctgtgttctacAAGTGAAAGTGACCACGTACAACCCAAATATCCGCTACACATTGTCAACAGATCACCCTCTAGTACATAAAGTACAATAATAAATGTTTAATCAAActtagaaaagggaaaacttcCATATCATAGCTATGCTAAAAGCATATGAAATCAGGATAGGCCAGCTTAAAACCAAATACCTATAAACTCCAATCTATACTTTGTACTCCATCTGGTACAACAGCCCGTTCCCCCAGCAACAAAAGGCTAATGCAGGAAAATCCAAAATAGGCCACGGAATAGGTAACAATCTTGCAAACTTACAGTATCTTGTACCACCCACCAGTTACTCCTCCCTTGCCTCCCATAAAATTTTCAATCCTGCTTTTAATCTCATCTGTAGGTAGACATGCAAATGTCTAATCTTGTTCTGATTGGTATTAAGCACTTGGTCTCAAGAGCTCTTACAGTACATATgttgaataaaaatgttttttcaaagTCTTAAAGGTAATAACATTCACAATTATTTGCACTCTGAGATAAGACAAACAAAGGTACATGACTCTTCTCTAACCTGTCCATTATTTAACCTGAATGAACAGTAGGCATTTTACATTGTTTCTTCCAATATATACTGTCACACGTTTGTCAATACTGCCTTTTATCTGTCATCTGACTTTCAAGTTCCTCACAGAGGTCTCAAGTCCCCACTGTCCTGAATAACTGACTCAGCTGGCAGTTCTGCCTTCTCATCACTCTCCCTCTTTTCCAGGCACTTAGTACTTATTTTAAGCATGTGACTCTCACCCAGCTCAGCAGGGCACTAACTTCCACAGGATGCCAAACTGACCCTCATTAAATAGAACATTTAGTTTGGTGTTTGAAAATCCTTATATCAAAACCCAGATTCTTTCCCCTTGCTGAATTTGCTGTGATATTATCACCACAGGAACATTATGGATTtaggtcacagaatcacattcTCCAAGCAGTTTTTAAGGTTTTCCTATTTGTAAGCCCCTAGAAGTTTACCCAATGAATAACAAACCCTTTTAGAGACACAAGTGATAAGCAGTAAAACACACggaaacttatttttctttgtcaccCTCACCTTAGTTCTCTGTGACCTAATTACTGCTCTCTAAGACAACATGGCCACATCAAAGGAGGAGCCCTTGTTTGTACTTGGACTTTAATTCAACCCTGTCCACTCACTGTTAACATATTCTAGTTTAGAACAACATTAGGACACAGATGGCACTCAGCACTCCACAGTAATTGCTAATTAAATACCAATACCCAGGGCATCCACAACTCAAGTTCTAACATAAAGGCAGTTCAACATCATGGCACAGAAGTTTGGCTGTTGCCCACAGCTGGCAAACAGCGAGAGTAAGTTACTTTGTACACTTTATGATGACTCTAGGAAAATCAAAACCATAACATGGAGTGAATCTTGCGTAGGAGGGACTAACAAATAGCATTCTTTAGGTTCAGATATCAAGTTCTGCATCCAAGATGCTCTGTAAGAAATCCTCATAGtcattttcacttgttttgCTTGAGAAGTCAGCACTGCTGCTTGCAGAGAGGACTTGTGAGCTGGGGTAGGGGGAAGAGCCAGTCATCATTCTCATTCAAGGATAGTCTGAAGGGTGCACGTTAAGTGTTTGAAGACAGCTATCCTGTCCTACATCAAACTTACTGATCTGAAAAACACAAGAATCCCAAGTATCATCTACAGTTTACGTTCTGCATTCAAAAGTCTTCTATATCCTGCCAGGCACATATGAAAGCAATGCTTAACAACTACGAGGTCACATGAGCTTACCAAAACCTGCTGTGGAAGAGACGTTGAGCCAGGGACAGCGTACAGAACCGTTAAGGAAGTTTTACATTCATTAACAGAACGCTGTCCCTTTCGTGAGCTCCCACCACCAGATGCCTGGCAGCAGGTGCTTTGCGCCCAGTCAGCAACCAACCTGTAACCACATCGTGGTGTGGAATAACCCCCACGCACAGAACTTGAAACGGTGAggacaaaccacacaaaacacagcCCCGTTCTCCTGACACTTCCCCATTCAAACAAGGAGCTTCGGCTTCCAACGCAGCCCCTCGGTTAAACGCTAAGCTCTCCCTCTATAGCTGGGCTTTGCACTGCAAACCAGCACAAACCAGCTCGGATGAAGAGACCACTCCTCGCACATACAAAGCCAGCCCCGCTGTTTTAACGCAGGTTATTTTTCGAGCACATATCTAGAAACTCCCGAGGAGCCCAAGAAAAGCCCCCGGGGAGGCCTGCGAGTGCTCCCACCAGCCTCCCGCCGCAGCGGCCCGCACTGCGGCTGGGGCGCTGGTCAGGGAGCcccgggggccggggctggtCACATGCGGCCTCAGGCGGCCCTCTCCGGGAGGGGGCTCGCCTCAGAGGAGGCCTCCCCGGAGCCCCTCACCACAGGGCACCGAGGAGAGGGAGCCCCGGGCGGCTGCCGAGGGCTCAGGACCCGGCGGGGGGAGGTTAGAAGCCGCCACCGCCCACCGAGGGGGGAGAGGAGGCGGCGGGAGGGGAAGCCATGACACACCCGCGAGGCGCCCTCACCTGCCCGCCGCTCCGGCCGCCGCGCCTGCCGTCCCCGCGCCGCGCGTCGCCATTGGCCGCCCTCACGTCCCTCCCCGCGCTCCCATTGGCCGAAATGCCGCGCTTCCCTGCGCTGAGCTCTTCTATTGGTCCAGCCGCCGCTCTTCCCTGTGCGTCAGCTCCCGCCCTCTCGCGACAACAACTTTATTGAGGCGCTCCGAGACGGACACGAACAGCGTGTTGCGGGGGGGCGGCTGCCTGCGGAGATCGCGGGTTCGAGGCTGCCCTGCGCCGGTCCGCCCCGTGCGCTCGGCGCTGTACGTTCTCCATCGTCAGTGGAACGGGCTCCTCGAGGTGGACAGGGACACGTTGCGTTTGGTCCCTTCCCGAGCACACGCGCATAATGGCAGAGGGTGGGGTAGGACATTAGCATAAGCCTTACAGCAGATATTGCCAATGAGCTGGGATTTGTAGGGCAAGACCTGGGAACAGGGAATTTCATGGGCCCTGACAGGGCACATCCAAGAGCCTGCTTGCGTGCCAGGTGATGGACAGACCTTGTCACTGCTTCAAAACATCATCCATCAAACCTTCAAAGCCCCTTCCTCATAACTACAATCATGTCTTTTGTCTTCCTTAATGCTTATTTTAATGGGACCCCCGTTTGCCCAGCTCTCCCCATATCCCACCACCTTGCTCTCTGGTGAAGAGTTATTCCTGCTGCGGAGATCCCTAGTGCCATGGCCCAGCTGCAGTGACACCTTCAGATCCCATTTCCTGATACGCAGTAAGGGAAGCAGATGCAACACCAAGATTTCCTACAGCCCTTCAAAGCCGAATGGGTTTCTCCATTAATACAGCCTCTGTGCACAAGATTCCACATGTAAAAAGCAGTTCCCATGCCTAAAGCAGCTCTGAGCCCAGGGCCAGTGCTGACACGGGCTGCAGTTGCTACCCCCTAATTGCAAAGTGCAGGCAGGGGCGTCCAGGGGCATCCCTGCCCATCGATTCATGGCCCTGCCTGCTGGCCTGTGAAGCAGCTGCACAGAAATCTGCTCTCACTGGGCTGTGCTTGGGCAAGTTACATCCCGGCCTGCCCCAGCACCACAATCCAGATTTTCCCAAGGATGTCTCCTTGCATGCAGGATGATGAGCATCAGAACATAGCTTTCCTTGAAGGTTCctgagggtttcttttctttgccttaCTAAAAGTTTTTTCAAGCCATCATAAATCATCTTCTgcacttcattttttccaagttgCAAACATCACTTAGGGCATATAAAAACACCCTAGGTGGCTCTAAAATGTAGCCAGCCAGGGAGCTGCCTTCCTCAATGCTCAGGTCTGCCCAGCCCCAACCCCCAGGGCAGGAGCATCTCTAACGTATGGCAGAGATTTAGGTCCCCATCAGAGTATGGGGTGGTGCATAAGCATGTCTGCTATAACCTATAGCCCTTCAGGGGCTGCCCCAGTTCCACTGGCCCTGCTTCATATCTCCAAGGAGGCAAAGGTGACTTGCAGCCATTCCAGCTGAGCTGCCTTTCCcagcgaaaaaaaaaaaaaaaaaaaaaaattgcaaaccCCAATTTTCCCTCCTCTGAGGCAGTTAGTGAGGCAGTTAGGTTGCTCTCCCTGTGCTGTGACACTCACTGGTTGTTCAGCGGCTGGCTAGCAACCCCCAAAATCAATTTTTTCCAATGCTGTGTGCCTGCCTGGCTCCCCAGAGTCTGTGTTCTTTATGAATCTGTAGTTTTAACTCTTTCTAATGCTTTTAGTGCCATATGCTGAGAGCTGGCACATATAAAGCATGTTTTCCCTGTGCCACGGGCTGATCCATGCTCTGGGGTCTGCTGCATTTGAGATGGCCCCAGGGTGCCCAGCTACACCCTTCGTGGAGCTTCATCCCAAAAATTAGCAGGAGGAGGGAGTGCTTGTGTCACTGAGGTGCTTGGGGCAGCTACTCTGAGGGGTGCGCTGGTTCCTGGCAAGGTGCCCTGGCAGGATGGGTGTCCTGATGGGATGGATAACACAGTGGGATGGGTGTGCTGGTGGGATGGGTATGCTGGTGGGATGGATACCCTGACAGGGTGGCCATGCCACACCAGCTCTCTCCCTCAGCCTGTCCAGACTCCCGGGGCAGCTCTCCAGCGGGAGGAGGAGAGCGCTGAGCAGACCGGGGACAAGTACTGGTCCCCCCCGGAGCGGGCTGGGGGTGGCAGCCGCCCTGCAGGGCAGGTGACATGGGGGCAGCCGGACACACGCAGGGACAGCGGGGCTGGACGGGTCCCGGTGCTGCGGGCGGCGCTGAGCCCGGCACAGGCAGGTGGCAGCAAATCCCTGCGGTAGCGCTCGGCGGCACCGAGCCCCGGGGAGCCGCTCCTGCGGGCGGGGGAAGCGTCCCCTCTGCACTGGGGACATTCCCCTCCGCATTGAGTGTCTGTCCCCTCTGCACTGGGGACGTGTCCGCTCTGCACGGGATGCCTGTCCGCCCTGCACAGAGTGCATGTTTGCTCTGCACTAGGTGCGTTGCCCCTCTGCGCTAGGTGTCCGTCCCCTCTGCGCTGGGTGCACAGAGTACCCGTCCCCTCTGCACAGGGTACACGTCTCCTGAGGACAGGGCATTATGTCCCCTGTGCACAGGGTGTTTGTCCCTTCAGTACACGGTGCATTTCCCCTCTATACAGGGTGTATTTACTCTCTGCACACGGTGCATGTCCCCTCTGCACAGGGTTTGTGTCCCACCTGCACAGGGTGCCTGTCGTGTGTGCACAGGGTGCTTGTCCCCTCTGCACACAGCTCTTCTGCACACAGTGCACAGGGTACACATCCCGCCTGCACATGGTGCCTGTCCCCTCTCCACAGGACACGTGCCAGCACTACCCAGGGCCGTGGAGAGAGATCAGCCTCACGGGACTCATGCAGAGCCAGAAGCGGTGCTGAGCACAGCTCCCCGGGGTGCTGCACCCTGCCACAGGGCTGCCTGGCTGGATATGCACCCAGGACACCTCTGTCCTGGCTCCCCTGGGTGCCCACAGGAGACACATGGTCACCTCAAACCACCTCTGCATCAAGGGGCTGGACAAAGCACACTGGCCTCTTCTTGAATCAAACCCTTATCCCACGGCTCTCCCATGATACAAAGCTGTGTGGAGGCTGAAAGCAGCTGtcacttcattaaaaagtaaGCTTTTTCCATAGAAAATACTCCTGAGGGGACCTGAAAGTCCTTAGCCTCTTCACCTCAGCTACAGGCACTGTGCACATCCCGGGCCAGCACCTCCCATGGGCACCTACACCCATTCCACCAGTCTGGTGGTTTTCCCAACTCCAAATCACACCTGGAGAGGCTGCAGAAGGCACTGAGGTTGGGGTCCCACAGCTctcaggcagctgctgctgtcagatgGGTGCACAGGCAGaaccaggagcaggcagggcaggctggcagcGGCAGGTGTGGAGGTGCGTGCCCGTGTACCACCCTGGCACGCCGCTGGGAACAGGGAGCGGTTGATGCCCGGGGCCCTTCCTGAGAGGGGAAACCCCATCCACACCCTGGctttgtttctggtgcaggATGTGGCGCCTGGCCCCAGGGGGGTAGCTCAAcccacagcccctctgctgcaCTGGCTGGGgtcacagccctgctgcacccAGCTCCAGCATTGGGGCCACATCAACCCCACAGCAGTCTTGTTTTGCAGCAAAgcatcttctcttctttttttaaacgcATTTAGGACAAGGCATGCCCTTAAACCTCAACTTCAGTACTAAGCCCCTGCTGCAACACAAAGTGCTGGGAGGCTGCTTAGGCTAAAGGCACACACTAACGCAATAAGGCAACACATTTAAAAGGCAAATGGGTGCTGAGCTGGGTATTGCTTTTCTCACTAGTGAGGCTGGGTGCTGAGCAGGCTGGGCACCCCCTGCAGAGCCATGTGCTGAAGCTGGGGAAACCTTTGGGGAAGGGGTAGGCAGCTCCTCTGGGTGCCTGGAGCATCCCGGGAAGGGCTTGGGCATTAGGGACTGGCACTGCCACACTCCCTCCTTGCAGACACCCCTCCTTGTGTCACCCAGCCTGGCAGAAAGGACTGCATGGGTGCCAAAGGGCCTTCATTTCAGGCCCCAGGGCACCGGCTTCTAAATTCATCCTGTCTGGTGCCTGATCACCAAGGGCTGGAGGGGACATCCTCACTGGGCTGAGCTGTCCCCCTGCGTGAAGAGGCGGGGAAAGGGCAATGGCAGTGGGGTGCCAGgcctggcagcagggctgggaaccTGCTTCTGTGGCAGGGCACACCCAGGGGATGTGCACAGGCAGGCACGGGCGGCCACCCCAGCCGGCAGCAGGAGCTCCTGTGCCTAAAAAGCAACATTCACTTGGCAGAGACTTTCGGAAGTAGAACACAGCCCCACACACTTTCCCATCCACACACCTCCCAATCCCAGCAGGCTGCAGCCACCCACCATCAGGGCacaaaacacagccccccatCACCCCAAAACAATTCCCACACAGGAGTCACGAGTGGTGACAGGGCTCAGCCTCCAGCCCAACAGCAGCACTCACACCTTCAGCCAAAGTCTTTTATTTCCATCCATCCAGTTTCACCACTGgtacagaaaatagaaaacatgaaaaaaaaaaaaaaggggttttgtgccccccaccccccatccCCGAAGCGTGCCGGCTATTTACAGGCAGAGGCGAGCGGctcagtggcagcagctgcacttGCTGCTGGACGGCTCCTTGCACACGCAGCCCTTGGCACAGTTGCTGCAGCTcgcagggcagcaggagcagcagcctggtgGGGGACATGAGAGTTAGGGGGTGGATGGGAAGGAatgggggtcccatggggcaGGGGCACCCTATGGAGAGTGGGAAACACACCCCACCTGCCGCACCCATGGGTAGGGCTGAGATCCCAACGGGGCAGCATTTGGGGGTCTCCACGGAGGTCCTACAGGGCAGGTGCACCCTCCcaaaggggagaggggggagTCTCCGGGaggcaggggaagagggaaggatcCTCATGAAGGTCCTGCAGAGTAGGGACACCCCCTCAAAGGGGAATACGAGTGTCTCCAAGGgtgaggggaagaaggaaggatcCTCATGAGGGTCCTGCAGGGCAGCGGCACATCCATGGGAGAGTGGTGGGGTTTCTATAAGGCGTCCCACAGGGCAAGGGGGAGTTTCTCTACGGGACAAGAGTCAGGAGGGCCCCATGGGGGTTCCACTATAGGACAGGGAAGTGCCCATGAGGGTCCAACAGGGCAAGGGCAGCCCCTCAAGAGAATGGCTGTGCCCCCCCGGGCTGAGCCCCCCACTCACTCTTGCGGCAGCTCTGGCAGCGGCAGTTCTTGCACTTGCAGGACCCGGCGCAGGAGCAGGAGTCACCTGGGGCAGAAGAGCGGCCGTGAGCGGACCCGCCGCAACGGAACCGGCCGGGCACAgccgggacgggacgggacgggacgggacagCACACTTACCGGCGGCACACGTGCAGTCCTGGGGATCCATGGCTCGGCTAGGCGCGGCTTGAGTAAGCTCGGCTACACACAGCACAACTCCCTTGGGCTCACGGCGCTACCGAGCGGCGCCGGCCGCCC is a window from the Caloenas nicobarica isolate bCalNic1 chromosome 9, bCalNic1.hap1, whole genome shotgun sequence genome containing:
- the LOC135992134 gene encoding metallothionein-2, with amino-acid sequence MDPQDCTCAAGDSCSCAGSCKCKNCRCQSCRKSCCSCCPASCSNCAKGCVCKEPSSSKCSCCH